In Rhizobium leguminosarum, a genomic segment contains:
- a CDS encoding DUF7007 domain-containing protein, translating into MSTHFPQQTDPIADALGIEFSLSAEGFPVARTRDLVLAMIATPAGGFLASALSSASRPLSSLGRGDFYGHDGSLADEAAFIARVIETAEHQRDLHDLGRVQARIACSTPWGMSQMATIYGSGIVSHITAGHGGFHLSPDRNLAVPTALRNETCWYEEDVEWAAVAHAFPELFTGYERRTADETIRHHWPEFWETVHGRTLAVGESRGKDRHEFERIHADRWIVTSAILYEHHAGMTEVVARCGTERETCDVERRYLVDSNDYAGRGPFGFVIDEARHQPYNGPSSFLGWSRSAA; encoded by the coding sequence ATGTCCACGCACTTCCCACAGCAGACCGACCCGATCGCGGACGCGCTCGGCATAGAGTTCAGCCTCAGCGCCGAGGGTTTTCCGGTGGCGCGCACGCGCGATCTTGTGCTCGCCATGATCGCCACACCCGCAGGCGGCTTTCTGGCGAGCGCCTTATCGAGCGCGAGCCGCCCGCTCTCGAGCCTCGGACGCGGCGATTTCTACGGTCATGACGGCAGCCTCGCAGACGAAGCCGCCTTTATCGCCCGCGTCATCGAAACCGCCGAGCATCAGCGCGATCTGCACGATCTCGGCCGGGTCCAGGCACGCATCGCCTGCAGCACCCCTTGGGGCATGTCGCAGATGGCGACGATCTACGGTTCGGGGATCGTGTCTCATATCACCGCCGGTCATGGCGGTTTCCATCTTTCTCCCGATCGAAACCTTGCCGTACCGACGGCTCTTCGAAACGAGACCTGCTGGTACGAGGAGGATGTGGAATGGGCAGCTGTCGCTCATGCCTTTCCCGAACTGTTCACGGGCTATGAGCGGCGAACCGCGGACGAGACCATCCGGCACCACTGGCCAGAGTTTTGGGAGACGGTTCATGGCCGGACGCTCGCGGTAGGAGAGTCTCGGGGCAAGGATAGGCACGAGTTCGAGAGGATCCACGCAGACCGCTGGATCGTGACGTCGGCGATCTTGTACGAGCACCATGCCGGGATGACGGAGGTGGTCGCGCGATGCGGCACTGAACGAGAGACCTGCGACGTCGAGCGGCGATATCTCGTCGACAGCAACGACTATGCCGGTCGTGGTCCTTTCGGCTTCGTCATCGATGAGGCGCGACACCAGCCCTATAACGGGCCATCCTCCTTTCTTGGCTGGTCGAGGTCGGCGGCATGA
- a CDS encoding ArdC family protein, whose amino-acid sequence MSRRNDTQRGDIYSRITDKIIEELAAGVRPWMKPWNASDANGRITRPLRHNGQPYSGMNVLLLWSEQIARGFTSPMWMTFKQSLELGAAVRKGETGSTVVFASRFTKSEADGKGGEIDREIPFLKAYTVFNVEQIDGLPDPHQPEPVLNPVERIDAAERFFRDTGAVIHHGGNQAFYAPGPDLVQMPYFETFRDAASYYATLSHEVTHWTAPEHRVGRDLSRYAKDKSERAREELIAELGSCFLCADLGIVPELEPRSDHASYLQSWVTVLADDKRAIFQAAAHAQRAVAFLHGLQSGAADVRQAA is encoded by the coding sequence ATGAGCAGAAGAAATGACACTCAGCGGGGCGATATCTATTCCCGGATCACCGACAAGATCATCGAAGAGCTCGCCGCCGGCGTGCGCCCCTGGATGAAGCCATGGAATGCGAGCGATGCTAATGGACGCATCACGCGGCCACTGCGCCACAATGGACAACCCTATTCGGGCATGAACGTGCTCCTCCTTTGGTCGGAGCAAATCGCGCGAGGCTTCACGTCGCCAATGTGGATGACGTTTAAACAGTCGCTCGAGCTCGGGGCCGCGGTCCGCAAGGGCGAGACCGGGTCGACGGTTGTCTTCGCCAGCCGCTTCACCAAGTCGGAGGCCGACGGCAAAGGCGGAGAAATCGACCGCGAAATCCCCTTCCTGAAGGCCTACACGGTTTTCAATGTTGAGCAGATCGATGGACTGCCTGACCCTCACCAGCCGGAGCCAGTCCTCAATCCGGTCGAGCGTATCGATGCGGCCGAACGCTTCTTTCGCGATACCGGCGCAGTGATCCATCACGGCGGCAACCAGGCGTTCTATGCGCCGGGCCCGGACCTCGTGCAAATGCCGTATTTTGAGACGTTCAGGGATGCAGCCAGCTACTATGCGACGCTGAGTCATGAGGTCACCCATTGGACGGCGCCAGAACACCGTGTCGGTCGCGATCTCTCTCGTTACGCCAAGGATAAGAGCGAGCGCGCTCGCGAAGAGCTGATAGCCGAGCTCGGAAGCTGCTTTCTTTGCGCGGACCTTGGCATCGTGCCCGAGCTCGAGCCTCGATCAGACCATGCGTCCTACCTGCAGTCTTGGGTAACGGTGCTCGCCGACGACAAGCGGGCGATTTTTCAGGCGGCAGCCCATGCGCAGCGCGCCGTCGCCTTCCTTCACGGGCTGCAGAGCGGGGCGGCAGACGTCAGGCAGGCAGCTTGA
- a CDS encoding ParB/RepB/Spo0J family partition protein, producing MQILKIDPRALNANPDDIRQSKSSPQADALLLATVKAVGIIQPPVVSQQADGGNGYLIQAGHRRVRAAIEAGLDEIDVVVTDAATDNGAMRSMVENIAREPLNPVDQWRGIERLVALGWTEEAIAVALSLPVRQIRKLRLLANVLPFMLDQMAKGDMPNEQQLRTIAAASLDDQKEVWKANKPKKGDTASWWQVANGLSKTRMFARDASFGDDLREAYGIEWADDLFGPADQDNRFTTNVEAFLGGQQEWMTNNLPNKGTIVEVNNWGQPELPKKAERVYGKPGKGDVTGLYLDRDGKVQSVHYRMAETKPAKGQTATSDGADVADDSATAKQRPDVTQKGLDMIGDFRTDALHDALARAPIEDDMLMALLVLAFAGLNVRVDSGAGGALYGGARFGRHAARLFTEDGRLSFDMDTVRATARAALIDVLSCRRGMSNSGVVSRIAGEAIGADTYLPNMGDEDFLACLSRQALELAAAGAGIEPKARVRDTRSALVEHFAGDASLVHPSALFAPDPQEVTALLRHAETAEEDHDGGPTQQEDAEGAVADDAPEGDLHDHDTAYGIAAE from the coding sequence GTCGAAATCCTCGCCGCAGGCGGATGCGCTGTTGCTGGCGACCGTCAAGGCTGTCGGCATCATCCAGCCGCCGGTCGTGTCACAGCAAGCCGACGGCGGAAACGGCTACCTGATCCAGGCCGGTCATCGCCGCGTGCGAGCCGCGATCGAAGCCGGCCTCGACGAAATCGATGTCGTCGTCACCGATGCCGCCACGGACAATGGCGCCATGCGCTCGATGGTCGAGAATATCGCCCGCGAGCCGCTGAACCCGGTCGACCAGTGGCGGGGTATCGAGCGACTGGTCGCCCTCGGCTGGACCGAGGAAGCGATCGCTGTCGCGCTCTCCCTTCCCGTCCGCCAGATCCGCAAGCTGCGTCTGCTCGCCAACGTGCTGCCTTTTATGCTCGACCAGATGGCAAAGGGCGACATGCCAAACGAGCAGCAGTTGCGTACTATCGCGGCAGCATCGCTTGACGACCAGAAGGAGGTCTGGAAAGCCAACAAGCCGAAGAAGGGCGACACAGCGTCCTGGTGGCAGGTCGCCAACGGCCTCTCCAAGACCCGCATGTTCGCCCGCGATGCGAGCTTTGGCGATGATCTGCGCGAGGCCTACGGCATTGAATGGGCCGACGATCTCTTCGGTCCGGCGGATCAGGACAATCGCTTCACCACCAATGTCGAGGCGTTCCTGGGGGGCCAGCAGGAGTGGATGACCAACAATTTGCCGAATAAGGGCACGATCGTCGAGGTCAACAACTGGGGTCAGCCGGAACTGCCGAAAAAGGCGGAGCGTGTTTACGGCAAGCCTGGCAAGGGCGATGTCACCGGTCTCTACCTGGATCGCGACGGCAAGGTCCAGTCGGTACATTATCGGATGGCCGAGACGAAGCCAGCCAAGGGACAGACGGCCACGTCCGACGGTGCTGACGTCGCCGACGATAGCGCGACGGCCAAGCAGCGGCCTGATGTCACCCAGAAGGGCCTGGATATGATCGGTGACTTCCGCACCGACGCGCTGCACGACGCGCTGGCCCGTGCGCCGATCGAGGACGATATGCTGATGGCGCTCCTCGTGCTCGCCTTTGCCGGTTTGAATGTCCGGGTCGATTCCGGTGCTGGCGGCGCGCTCTATGGTGGCGCTCGCTTCGGGCGACATGCCGCGCGTCTCTTTACGGAAGATGGTCGCCTGTCGTTCGACATGGACACCGTTCGCGCCACCGCCCGTGCGGCGTTGATCGACGTCCTCTCGTGCCGGCGCGGCATGTCGAACAGTGGTGTGGTCTCGCGCATCGCCGGCGAGGCAATTGGCGCCGATACCTACCTGCCGAACATGGGAGATGAGGATTTCCTCGCGTGCTTGTCGCGTCAAGCTCTTGAGCTGGCGGCGGCGGGCGCTGGCATCGAGCCGAAGGCGCGCGTTCGCGATACCCGCTCGGCGCTCGTCGAGCACTTTGCCGGGGATGCAAGCCTCGTTCATCCGAGCGCTCTGTTCGCCCCGGACCCTCAGGAGGTCACGGCATTGCTGCGCCACGCCGAAACAGCTGAAGAGGATCACGACGGTGGGCCTACCCAGCAGGAGGACGCGGAAGGCGCAGTTGCAGACGATGCGCCCGAGGGCGATCTCCACGATCACGACACTGCCTACGGTATCGCCGCGGAATAG